The Flammeovirgaceae bacterium genome contains a region encoding:
- a CDS encoding amidohydrolase, protein MPLLERIKKLASDFASEVIDMRRHLHAHPELSFQEFETAAFITRQLIELGLTPRPMATTGVIAEIKGKNPERKTMALRADIDALPIQETNNIAYKSTKPGIMHACGHDVHTSSLLGTARILSLLTDQFEGTVRLIFQPGEEKHPGGASLLIKEGVLKNPVPSSIIGQHVFPLLPAGKVGFRSGKYMASSDEIFLKVIGKGGHGATPELTIDPVVIASHIIIALQQIISRHTSPKNPSVLTFGRVQANGATNIIPDEVTIAGTFRTLNEGWRQEGLQKIKTMAATLAESMGGHCEVTISSGYPYLENNAELTERIRQAAEAYVGKENTVDLDITMGSEDFAYYSQVIPASFYRLGTRNEARGITSYVHTPTFDIDEEALALGPGLMAWMAVKELGS, encoded by the coding sequence ATGCCCCTGCTTGAACGGATTAAAAAACTTGCAAGTGATTTTGCCTCCGAAGTGATCGACATGCGCAGACACCTGCATGCGCATCCCGAACTTTCTTTCCAGGAATTTGAAACGGCCGCCTTTATTACCCGCCAACTTATTGAACTCGGCTTAACCCCCCGGCCGATGGCTACCACCGGAGTTATTGCCGAGATAAAAGGGAAAAATCCGGAACGTAAAACAATGGCCCTGCGGGCTGATATCGATGCCTTGCCGATACAGGAAACAAATAACATTGCTTACAAATCAACCAAACCGGGTATTATGCACGCCTGCGGTCATGATGTTCACACCTCATCCTTGTTAGGAACGGCCCGTATATTGAGTTTGCTCACGGATCAGTTTGAGGGTACTGTCCGGCTGATTTTTCAGCCGGGCGAAGAGAAACATCCGGGTGGAGCTTCGCTGCTCATTAAAGAGGGCGTGCTTAAAAACCCCGTACCATCATCCATCATCGGGCAGCACGTATTTCCTCTGCTGCCGGCAGGAAAGGTGGGCTTTCGTTCCGGCAAATACATGGCCAGCTCCGATGAAATTTTTTTAAAGGTGATTGGTAAAGGCGGGCATGGGGCCACTCCCGAACTAACCATTGATCCGGTGGTCATCGCCTCGCACATTATCATTGCCCTGCAACAAATTATCAGCCGGCATACCTCCCCAAAAAATCCAAGTGTATTAACCTTCGGCCGTGTACAAGCCAATGGGGCCACCAACATCATACCCGATGAAGTTACCATAGCCGGAACGTTCCGCACGTTAAACGAAGGATGGCGCCAGGAAGGGCTGCAAAAAATTAAAACCATGGCAGCAACCCTTGCCGAAAGTATGGGCGGCCATTGCGAGGTGACTATTTCCAGCGGGTATCCCTACCTGGAAAATAATGCTGAACTGACAGAACGAATCCGCCAGGCAGCCGAAGCGTACGTTGGCAAAGAAAACACGGTTGACCTGGACATTACCATGGGTTCGGAAGATTTTGCGTATTACTCACAGGTAATTCCCGCATCATTTTACCGGCTGGGTACGCGCAACGAAGCCAGGGGTATAACCTCGTATGTGCACACCCCAACTTTTGATATTGATGAGGAGGCACTGGCCCTTGGTCCGGGGCTGATGGCCTGGATGGCCGTTAAAGAATTAGGCAGCTAA